AATGGTTCCAAGGTTTGAAAAATCTTACGAAGTTGGAAGGTACTTAGCGAGTGAAGCGATACGAGTATTAACTGAATCAATCAATACAGATGCTTTTCCTGAAAATAGTCATCCGTTTGTAGTGTTCAATACATCTGGTTACCAAAAATCAGGAATTGTGAAAGTGAAAGTAGAAATTGAAAGAAAAACCTTTAGTAACGGAGTTCCTCACGAATTATGGAAGACCTTAGCAGAAAAAGATACACCTGTCTTTGAAGTGATTGATCATCATGGGAAAAGCATTCCGGCGATTCTCTCTCATCCAGAGGTTGGGTTTGATTATGATTTACCTAAAGATCGTTTCAGAGTGCCTTATATGGCAAAAATGATTGAGGTTGAAATGCGCATAGAAGATATGCCGGCATTTTCGTGGAATAGTTTTGCTCTTAAAGAAACAGAGAGCAGTCAAGTAAAGAAGAGTTCTATGGTTAAAGAAGGGACAACCAATCAATTAGAAAACAGTCGATTGCATGTAACGATCAAAACAGATGGGACGCTTAAAGTCTTAGACAAAATTTCCGGAAAACAATACGATGATTTGTTGATGATTGAAGATACAGGCGATATCGGGAATGAGTATATCTTCAAACAACCAGAAGGAAGCGAACCAATTTTATCCAAAGGACTGCCAGCTGAGATAACGGTGATCAAAGATGAATCGTTTATAGCCCAAGTGAAAATGGTTCAACGACTCATGATTCCTGAATCAGCAGATCAGTTATTAGAACAGGAACAACAAGCCGTCATAGATTTTCGCTACCGTAAAGCTGGACGCTCTTCAAAAATGACAGAATTATTAGTCGAAACAGTGATAACAATGGAAAATGATTCTGCTTATTTAGGGATTGAAACAACGATCGATAATCAAAGTCGAGACCATCGTTTACGGATACTTTTCCCTACGACTATTCAAGCTGAAACCCATGAGGCTGATAGTATTTATGAAGTAGTGACACGTCCAAATCAAGTAAGTAAAAGCTGGGAAAATCCGACCAATCCTCAACATCAACATGCTTTTGTTAATATACACGATGAAATAGCTGGGATAACCGTTTCAAATTTTGGCTTGAACGAGTATGAAGTATTGCCTAGTGACAACACAATTGCTTTGACCTTATTAAGGAGCGTAGGAGAAATGGGCGATTGGGGCTATTTTCCAACGCCGGAAGCACAATGTTTAGGTCAACATGTATTTGCCTATGGACTGGCTTTTCATGGAAGACCTTCCGAGCGTTTTAAAACATACCAACATGCTTATGCTACACAAATTCCTTTTAGCGTAGAGCAGACGACTAAACACCACGAATGTTTGGAGCCAAAAGATGCGTATCTAACGATTACAGGAGATACTTTTGCGACAACAGCCTTGAAAAATAGTGAAGATGATCAACATCTTGTCTTAAGAGGCTTTAACATGAGTGACGAATCTTGTAAAATTAAGATAGAGAAAAAAAGTAGAGAAAAAGCATCTTTGTTAAACTTATTGGAAGAAAAACAAGGAGAGGAAGTCAAGTCTGATTTACGTGCCTATGAAATTCGCACGATTGGATTTGATCGATAAGAGGCGGAGGGTAATAGAAATGGATTACTATGGATCTATTGAAGCTGGTGGAACAAAATTTGTTTGTGCAGTGGCAGATGAGTCGTTGACGATTTTAGAGAGAATCAGCTTGCCTACAACAATGCCAGAAGAAACGTTAGCAAATGTTTTTGCTTTCTTTGATAAGTATCAACTAAAAGCGCTTGGCGTGGGTTCTTTTGGTCCAATCGATGTAAATGAAGCATCAAAAACATATGGTTATATCACGTCTACACCTAAAGTGAGCTGGAAAAATTTCAATCTGCTAGGTGCATTGAAAGAACGATATAATATACCGATGGCTTGGACAACAGATGTAAATGCCGCAGCATATGGTGAAATGAAACTAGGTGCTGGCAAACACACGCAAAGCTGTATTTATTTAACCGTGGGAACAGGTGTAGGCGGTGGCGCAGTAGTCAATGGTCAGGTTCTACAAGGATTTAGTCACCCTGAAATGGGGCATATTTCTCTTCAACGTTATCCTGAAGATACATTGGAAAGCGCTTGTCCGTATCATGAGAATTGTGTAGAAGGATTAGCGGCAGGACCAGCATTAGAAAAAAGAACAGGTATAAAAGGACAATTATTACCTGAAACCCATGAAGTTTGGGAGATGGAAGCCTATTATTTAGCTCAGGCAATCATGAATTATACGTTGGTCCTTTCGCCAGAAAAAATCATCTTAGGCGGCGGAGTGATGAAACAAGCGCAATTGCTTCCTAAAATTCGTGCATCATTTGCAAAGCAATTAAACAATTATGTTTCACTTCCGGATTTAGAGCAATATATTGTTAGTTGTGAATTGAAGGACAACAGTGGCACCCTAGGCTGTTTATTACTTGCAAAAGCGCAAGCGTAGTTCAAGACAAAAAAGCAAATAGCAACAATCTTAGGATTTGTTTCTATTTGCTTTTTTTCTGCAGAAATTTAATTAAGGACGGGATAAGTCCTATACTTTGTAATGAAAAAACTATAGTTTGTCTATTTATCAATAATTAAGAAAGCGCTATCATTTTGTTAGGAATGAACAATACTGCGTTTAGGGTAATAAATGATTAGAGGGGGCTTATTCATTGAAAAGAAAAAATGTAACACATGTGTTTTGTTGTTCTGCTGTAATGGTTGGTCTTGCTTTGGGAGGAAATGTGGTAACGACGGTCCATGCAGAGACGCTATCTTCTGTAGTAACTAAAGAAGAAAACGAGATCCCGAAATACGACCAAGTACCAGAATCGACTGTGTTGTTTCCGAAAAATCTGTTGGACTGGCAATTTCAAAGTGATCCTGATGCGTCATTCAATGTTGCTACTGTTCCATTGGCTAAAAGAGTACAAGGAGAGATAACGAATCCTGATCAAAGTAAGGAAGCCAAAGTTTTATCCATTGCCATTGTTAATCGCCATACAAAAGGGACGCCTTCTCAAGGTGGAACGGACAAAGCGGTGTATAATTTTACGAATTGGCAATATGTCGACACCTTAGTTGCTTGGGCTGGATCGTCAGGAGAAGGAATTATTGTACCGCCAAGTGCTGATGTAACCGATTCTGCCCACCGAAATGGTGTACCTGTGGTTGGAACAGTCTTTTTTCCGCCAGAAGCGTATGGTGGGAAGGCGGAATGGGTGCAACAATTTGTTCAAAAAGATGCCAAAGGACGATTTCCTCTAGCAGATAAATTAATAGAAATGGCGCAAGTTTATGGGTTTGATGGCTGGTTCATCAATCAAGAGACGAATGTTGATCCTCAAACAGCGAGTGGGATGAAAGAACTTTTAGCTTATATGCAAGCACGTAAACCTAAAAATCAACAAGTCATTTGGTATGATTCGATGATTGCTAATGGCAATGTCGCTTGGCAAGGTGCGTTGAATGAACAAAATCAAGGCTATTTTCAAGAGGGGAAAAAACGCATTTCGGATAAACTATTTATTGATTTCCGTTGGCAAGAACTCGAATTTTCCAAGAATAAAGCGAATGAAATCAAACGCGATCCTAACGATCTTTTTGCCGGAATCGATGTTCAAGCAAGTGGGATTAATAGCCGTCGGAAACCAAGTAGTATTTTAGGGAAAGATGGACAACCATTGGTTTCATTAGGTTTATATTGTCCTGATTGGACGTTGCGTGACGGTGGGCAATACGATATCGATCGCTATTGGGAAAACGAAAAGCTATTTTGGATCAACGCTCAAGGAGATCCAAGATCAGTCAGCAGCTCTAAAAATGAGTGGCAAGGGATTTCCCGCTATTTTGTGGAAAAAACACCGATTACTCAATTTCCTTTTTTAACTAATTTTAATGTAGGGAATGGGGACGCTTTTTATCAAAATGGACAAAAAGTGAAAGAAGGAAGCTTTAATAATCGTAGTTTGCAGGATGTGATGCCAACATATCGTTGGATTATCGATAATGAAGCTGGCAATCAATTAAATGCTGCGGTTAGCTATGAAGATGCGTTTAACGGAGGCTCTTCGATTAAATTAACTGGTGAGATGACTGCTGGAAAACAAACATTTATTAAATTGTATGCCGCACAAGCCAAAGTAGCGGCGTCTGACAGTCTTACCTTTGTAACGAAAGGTGCAGATGAGGCATCCCTTGTTTTAGAACTCAAAGGAAAAAACAAAACGTTAGTGATCCCAGGAGAACGCCAAGGGCTGGAAAAAGGTTGGATGAAAACGACTTATTCATTGAAATCAGCGGCTTGCCAAACAGTCACGTCTATCGGTTTTAACATGAAAAATAATCAATCAGGTTCTGCCGAGATTTATTTAGGGCAATTATTAGCTGGTAAAGAGAAGAAGACAGCAGTTAGTGAAGTTCGCAATGTCCGTTTTACAGGGAAAACTATTGTGGATGACCGTACAGAAAGTATTCGGATGCGTTGGGATAGTAAAAATAAACATACAGCCTCGTATCGTATTTACCGAGAAGTTGACGGACAATTGGCATTTGAAGGAGAGACAACCAATACGTCGTATACCTTACTCAATCAAAAGAGACAAGAAGATACAGCTAGTTATCGAGTGGTTCCAGTAGGTTATTATGGACGAGAAGAGCAAAAGAAAAGTGCAGTTGGATTGTATTCATTTGACCCATTAAAGCAACCAGAGATAACAATTAATGCGAGTAGCACCTTGATTTTTGAAGGAGATACCATCAATTTATCAGCAACTGTTTCAGCCTCTACAGAAACGGTCAATTGGGAAGTAGTGGGCGCTGTGCCGCAAGAGCTATCTGGTAAAGAAGTGAGCTTTACATTTCCTAAGGCTGGTGTTTATACTGTAAAAGCTGCAGCAAGCAATGCTTCTGGGACAACAGAGATTGTGAAAGAAAAGTATATTCATGTCTACCCTAAAGACAGTGGAATCAAAATAGAAAATCTATCTACTTTGCCAACAACTTCAGCGAATGAAGGGTCTGGATTTACGAATGAAAACGAAAGTTATCGCTACGCTATAGATGGCGATCAGACAACTAAATGGTGTGATAACGGTAGTGAAAAGCCTTGGATGGTCGTTGATTTAGATGGAACAAAAACGATTTCAGGGTTCACTCTTTTCCATGCCGGTGCTGGTGGAGAAAGCGTTGAGTGGAATACCCGAGAATACGATATCTCCGTAAGTTCTGATGGGCAAAATTGGACGAATGTGGTACAACGTCGCGGAAACACTGAAAATATCAGTAAAGAAGCCATTTCATTAATCGAAGGGCGTTATGTCAAACTTTCATTAGAAAAAGCCGAGCAAAATGGCAAGACCGCGCGAATTTACGACTGGCAAATCATTGGTGTAAATCAAACCGGTATGATTGGGAACTAAGGGGGAAGTGTAAGATAAAGAGGTTGCTTCCACCGTTTATTCGGATACAAAGAGCCTAGGACATAACTTTTTAGTTATGTCCCGTCTTTGTTGTGGAAAAAAAGTGGTCTATTTGAGGTTTTTATAGGCGGCTGTTAAGTACGTATGATGTCCTTGTTTTTCGGATTCAGAGATAAACGCGCCATCAACAGCATTATGGGTTAATTGTTCCATGTCCGCATATGTAATACCGTACCATTCATGCAATTTCATAAACTCATCAGTCAAAGTAGTCGCTGATACTGTTCGGTTGTCTGTGTTAATGCAAAGAGACAGACCTTCATTAAGAAATTGTTTAAAAGGATACTCTTCTAGGGTAGTGACCGTTTTTGTTTGGAAATTACTAGTAGGACACATTTCAATAAGAATATTCTTTTCCTTTAATAAATCAAAATATTCTGGTGTATCTTTCACAGCAATACCGTGTC
The DNA window shown above is from Enterococcus sp. 4G2_DIV0659 and carries:
- a CDS encoding ROK family protein; translation: MDYYGSIEAGGTKFVCAVADESLTILERISLPTTMPEETLANVFAFFDKYQLKALGVGSFGPIDVNEASKTYGYITSTPKVSWKNFNLLGALKERYNIPMAWTTDVNAAAYGEMKLGAGKHTQSCIYLTVGTGVGGGAVVNGQVLQGFSHPEMGHISLQRYPEDTLESACPYHENCVEGLAAGPALEKRTGIKGQLLPETHEVWEMEAYYLAQAIMNYTLVLSPEKIILGGGVMKQAQLLPKIRASFAKQLNNYVSLPDLEQYIVSCELKDNSGTLGCLLLAKAQA
- a CDS encoding alpha-mannosidase — its product is MKKKVYIISHSHWDREWYMPYEQHHMRLVELMDDILELAEKDPAFDSFHLDGQTIILDDYLQIRPERKADVQKAISEGKLKIGPFYILQDDFLISPESNVRNMLIGKKESEKWGAPVQLGYFPDTFGNMGQTPQMMKQANLEVAAFGRGVKPVGFNNEVLEDESYTSQYSEMWWQGPDGSEILGLLFANWYSNGNEIPTTKEAAIDFWTQKLADVERFASTDHLLMMNGVDHQPVQKDITQAIALANELFPNYEFIHSNFDEYLKQVRQELPEKVGTVYGELTSQETDGWFTLANTASARVYLKQWNTKVERQLENITEPLAAMAYELTNNYPHDQLDYAWKLLLQNHPHDSICGCSVDEVHREMVPRFEKSYEVGRYLASEAIRVLTESINTDAFPENSHPFVVFNTSGYQKSGIVKVKVEIERKTFSNGVPHELWKTLAEKDTPVFEVIDHHGKSIPAILSHPEVGFDYDLPKDRFRVPYMAKMIEVEMRIEDMPAFSWNSFALKETESSQVKKSSMVKEGTTNQLENSRLHVTIKTDGTLKVLDKISGKQYDDLLMIEDTGDIGNEYIFKQPEGSEPILSKGLPAEITVIKDESFIAQVKMVQRLMIPESADQLLEQEQQAVIDFRYRKAGRSSKMTELLVETVITMENDSAYLGIETTIDNQSRDHRLRILFPTTIQAETHEADSIYEVVTRPNQVSKSWENPTNPQHQHAFVNIHDEIAGITVSNFGLNEYEVLPSDNTIALTLLRSVGEMGDWGYFPTPEAQCLGQHVFAYGLAFHGRPSERFKTYQHAYATQIPFSVEQTTKHHECLEPKDAYLTITGDTFATTALKNSEDDQHLVLRGFNMSDESCKIKIEKKSREKASLLNLLEEKQGEEVKSDLRAYEIRTIGFDR
- a CDS encoding endo-beta-N-acetylglucosaminidase → MKRKNVTHVFCCSAVMVGLALGGNVVTTVHAETLSSVVTKEENEIPKYDQVPESTVLFPKNLLDWQFQSDPDASFNVATVPLAKRVQGEITNPDQSKEAKVLSIAIVNRHTKGTPSQGGTDKAVYNFTNWQYVDTLVAWAGSSGEGIIVPPSADVTDSAHRNGVPVVGTVFFPPEAYGGKAEWVQQFVQKDAKGRFPLADKLIEMAQVYGFDGWFINQETNVDPQTASGMKELLAYMQARKPKNQQVIWYDSMIANGNVAWQGALNEQNQGYFQEGKKRISDKLFIDFRWQELEFSKNKANEIKRDPNDLFAGIDVQASGINSRRKPSSILGKDGQPLVSLGLYCPDWTLRDGGQYDIDRYWENEKLFWINAQGDPRSVSSSKNEWQGISRYFVEKTPITQFPFLTNFNVGNGDAFYQNGQKVKEGSFNNRSLQDVMPTYRWIIDNEAGNQLNAAVSYEDAFNGGSSIKLTGEMTAGKQTFIKLYAAQAKVAASDSLTFVTKGADEASLVLELKGKNKTLVIPGERQGLEKGWMKTTYSLKSAACQTVTSIGFNMKNNQSGSAEIYLGQLLAGKEKKTAVSEVRNVRFTGKTIVDDRTESIRMRWDSKNKHTASYRIYREVDGQLAFEGETTNTSYTLLNQKRQEDTASYRVVPVGYYGREEQKKSAVGLYSFDPLKQPEITINASSTLIFEGDTINLSATVSASTETVNWEVVGAVPQELSGKEVSFTFPKAGVYTVKAAASNASGTTEIVKEKYIHVYPKDSGIKIENLSTLPTTSANEGSGFTNENESYRYAIDGDQTTKWCDNGSEKPWMVVDLDGTKTISGFTLFHAGAGGESVEWNTREYDISVSSDGQNWTNVVQRRGNTENISKEAISLIEGRYVKLSLEKAEQNGKTARIYDWQIIGVNQTGMIGN